In Herbaspirillum seropedicae, a single window of DNA contains:
- a CDS encoding GNAT family N-acetyltransferase produces the protein MQFLSPITLKGQFATIEPLHPEHHDALIAAVSDGKLWKLWYTAVPKPENMRAEIERRLHLQQQGSMLPFVIRRNDTGALCGMTTYMNADSVHRRVEIGSTWYAASAQRTGINTECKLMMLTHAFEDMHCIAVEFRTHWMNQQSRAAIARLGAKQDGVLRNHMRMPDGSYRDTVVFSIIESEWPTVRRHLQFKLGR, from the coding sequence ATGCAATTCCTCTCGCCGATCACCCTCAAGGGCCAGTTCGCCACCATCGAACCGCTGCATCCCGAGCACCACGATGCGCTCATCGCGGCCGTCTCGGACGGCAAGCTATGGAAGCTCTGGTACACCGCCGTCCCCAAGCCGGAGAACATGCGCGCCGAGATCGAACGCCGCCTGCACCTGCAGCAGCAGGGCAGCATGCTGCCCTTCGTGATCCGCCGTAACGACACCGGCGCGCTGTGCGGCATGACCACCTACATGAATGCCGACTCGGTGCATCGGCGCGTGGAGATCGGTTCCACCTGGTACGCCGCCAGCGCCCAGCGCACCGGCATCAATACCGAGTGCAAGCTGATGATGCTGACCCACGCCTTCGAAGACATGCACTGCATCGCCGTGGAATTCCGCACCCACTGGATGAACCAGCAATCGCGCGCCGCCATTGCCCGGCTGGGCGCCAAGCAGGACGGCGTGCTGCGCAACCACATGCGCATGCCGGATGGCTCCTATCGTGACACGGTGGTGTTTTCCATCATCGAATCGGAATGGCCCACGGTGCGCCGCCATCTGCAGTTCAAGCTAGGCCGCTGA
- a CDS encoding AAA family ATPase, giving the protein MPDHSTAPANPIKFTGSENYVATDDLKLAVNAALTLQRPLLIKGEPGTGKTMLAEEVAAALGRPLLQWHIKSTTKAQQGLYEYDAVSRLRDSQLGEERVKDIHNYIVKGVLWQAFTADEPVVLLIDEIDKADIEFPNDLLRELDRMEFYVYETRELVRARHRPLVVITSNNEKELPDAFLRRCFFHYIKFPDKETMQSIVDVHFPHIKRDLLARALDAFYQVRDVPGIKKKPSTSELIDWLKLLMAEDIPPEALHSQDNKAVVPPLHGALLKNEQDVHLFERLVFMSRNHR; this is encoded by the coding sequence ATGCCAGATCATTCCACCGCCCCTGCAAACCCGATCAAATTCACCGGCAGCGAAAACTACGTCGCCACCGATGACCTCAAGCTGGCCGTCAACGCCGCCCTCACCCTGCAACGTCCGCTGCTGATCAAGGGCGAACCCGGCACCGGCAAGACCATGCTGGCCGAGGAAGTGGCCGCGGCCCTGGGCCGGCCCTTGCTGCAATGGCATATCAAGTCCACCACCAAGGCCCAGCAGGGCTTGTACGAATACGATGCAGTCTCGCGCCTGCGCGATTCGCAGCTGGGGGAAGAACGCGTCAAGGACATCCACAACTACATCGTCAAGGGCGTGCTGTGGCAGGCCTTCACCGCTGACGAGCCGGTGGTGCTGCTGATCGACGAGATCGACAAGGCCGACATCGAATTTCCCAATGACCTGCTGCGCGAACTCGACCGCATGGAGTTCTACGTCTACGAGACGCGCGAACTGGTGCGCGCCCGGCATCGTCCGCTGGTAGTCATCACCTCCAACAACGAGAAGGAACTGCCGGACGCCTTCCTGCGCCGCTGCTTCTTCCACTACATCAAGTTCCCGGACAAAGAGACCATGCAGAGCATCGTCGATGTGCACTTTCCGCACATCAAGCGCGATCTGCTGGCGCGGGCGCTGGACGCCTTCTACCAGGTGCGCGACGTGCCCGGCATCAAGAAGAAGCCCTCCACCTCGGAACTGATCGACTGGCTCAAGCTGCTCATGGCCGAAGACATCCCGCCCGAAGCCCTGCACAGCCAGGACAACAAGGCGGTAGTGCCGCCGCTGCACGGTGCGCTGCTCAAGAACGAGCAGGATGTGCATCTGTTCGAGCGCCTGGTCTTCATGTCGCGCAACCATCGCTGA